The genomic interval TATCCGTTGAGTGTTACGCAGAAGACGGTGGTGAGTAggacggagggggagagggatgatgTGGAAGCAGGGGGGACGGAGTTGTGGGCTGGGcctggggtggtggatttggatATGTTGGATTTACCGAGGATGAATATGGTTGAGAGCGGGAGTGAGGGCGGCCAGGGGCTGCCCGAGTCGCCTTGTTGGGGGGTTAATCAGGCGAGGAAGTGGAGGCGGTGACTGGGAGTTGTATATTCGTTTGGTGATTTCATAGCGGTCAAGCATTCAGCGCGAATTTAACCTCTCCGTCTGCTATCTGCCTTCCCCCTTTCTACATGGGCACGtaatccaccacctccgtcAACCCAACCATCGCCGgcacccccccttccccctccctcaacgcaTAAAACGCCTTTGTCGACTCAACATCACTAACCTGAATTTCTGGCGGGGCCCTCGAGTAATTCATAACCGACTTTTCGTTCCTCGGCCCCAACTGCAccgacgccgccgcctcAAACACGGTCCCCGTCTCGGGGTTCACGTCCACCGCGAACTCGTGCCTTAACCCTAAAACGTGCCCTAGCTCGTGGGTGAAGACCTTCCATAGGTTTGCCTTCCACCGGGGCATGGAAAAGACGGGGTTGTAGACGAGCATCATGTTGAGGTCGTTGGcgttggggaagaaggctgaggCGAGGGTGCCGCCGCTGTCGCCGCCGTGGCAGAGGGCGAAGGTGGCGTCTTTGGGGTCGGTGACCCATTCGAAGGTTACGCCGATGGAGAGGTCGTTCCACTTTTGGCAGGCGAGGTTTAGGTGGGTTGCTGCGTAGGAGGCGTCGGAGGGGGTTTTGAAGCCGGAGGTTAGGGCGACCCTGACAGGGGGTTAGTATACTtggttttgaggagggggaaaatcagagggaaggggggtgtaTACCATCTGATGACTGACCCGGGTGCCCATCGCGGGCACTCCTTTTCGAGACCGACCATGATGTTGTGGGGTGCACCGGGCCCGCGGAAAGGCCTGGGGATGGGCTGCTGGGTTATGCAGTGGGGGAAGAAGTCATCGTCGGGGGAGGAGTCGTCTCTGGGTAGGGAGGGGACCTTGTCTGAAGGGGAGACAGTGTCGAGGGCATGTTCGCCGAGGGCATCGATAACTTGACCGATGATGATCTCCTTTGTGGAGGGTTCGGAGGTTAGGGTAGCCatgtttggtgttggggacGTGCCGCACCAATTTGGGGGTAGGAGATCCAGGTTGAGTTAGTGATGAAGGGTGGTAAAGGAGGGATGGTGAAATATGAGTGTCGGTAAAAACTTTAGACTGAATGGTTTGGCTGATGGTGAGGCAAAAGGGAAGATCCGATGATGCTATCTAGGAGCGGCTTTATAAATGAAACAGTTGGTCCCCAGCTTCACTGTCACAAGTTGATCAGGCGTAGCTAGCTGCCTGCGTGTGAGCGGGGTGATCTATGAGAATTCCTGggtaggagagggagaaaacCCCATAAGTCTCAAGCCGCATGTTGAGCGAGACAAAGGTGTGTAACACATCCCTGAATGTGTACTAGTGCGGTGCTTGACAGCAGCTGGAACAAGCAGCAAAAACCTATAGCAAACCCCAAAGAACGCCATACAGCTAATTATTGGTCAACACCTATACGGTGGTGTAAAGTCTGCGCAGTTGTATCCTCTTTATTGACGTGGTCCTGAGGTTCTAGACCATCTGCCATGAGAGAGATACACCGGACAACATACTCCGCTCAGCCAGTCGTCGCCCTACAAGGCGGTGATCTGACCAAATATTGACTCAAGCTCCAAATAATTAGGCTTAGCATCGATTTCTGGAAGAGTTGGGATGCACCCCGTGCTGCTCAGCAGGAGAGGGGTAGATGGGATCCGAGTTGCAATCCGAGCACTAAGATGGCCCAAACAAACAGCCGCAACATGCTCAATCCAATAGTTGCCATGGGTAGGAAACAGAGGTGAAACCACCTTTGCAGCCACAAGATACCTTAGTGAGCCCTGGTAGGTCGTGAGACTGTTTAGGTGTGCTGGTATATTGCATACACTTTACTCAGTGTCCAATATCCAGATTCAGCCAGGCCCAACAAGCTGTCGCTATTCCTGTTTAGATACCACATTGAGCGATGTGATAGCTATGTGATTGAACTCGGGTTCCATCACCATGCTTCAATCTTGTTCCTGAAGACGCCCAGTCTTGCATGGGGATGCACCATGCCTGAGAGCAATTGCGTGTGGACTTTGGACCTTGGTACAAGCTCTTGGATTGATAGCTAACAGTCGGCTTTGCAAGAGATTCATGTGGATGGCTCCATGCTATCTCCCATGAAAAGGTTATAAAAAAGCAGTGTTCCCTTGGTTCTCTCGTCCAAGTAACCATGGCAGAACACAttgccaacaacacctccttCACTCACAAGGAAAACACCCCCATCATGACCACCGAATTTCAGGAACTGTGAGTTATCTCAGCCATCCAATCATTTGTTGCCGGTCACGGAGCTAACAGTGCAACCAGCACCGTGGAGACCCTAGGTCACGAGCCCATTGGATGGGACTACGACCACGAGAACGACCCCAATGCCCCACCCGACATCGAAGCAGCGCTGGAGAAACTTCAGCCAGACCATGGCCATAACGACTACTCCCAGCTGGTCGCCATTCCTGTCTCTGAGGAAGAGATCGAAGCCGCTTCCAAGATTGACTATGTCAAGTGGAAACAGGAGCGCGCAACGAAACCACACAAGGGTGAGTGTTGTCATGATCGATAAACAGACCCACAAACCTTTGGCTGACTTCTCTTCAGACGGCGGTTTCGAGTATGCCGAGCATAGCTACCTCGGTGATTCCCTAACCTTGGCTTGGAACGACGGGCAGTCCTACGTtgccaagaacaagcccTTCACCCTCCCGAACGGACTCGAGGTGACATATGGTCAGATCAACGGACTGGCTGGAGACTTCTACGGCACTGTCAACCCCATCAGCGACGGTAGGGACTTGCAGGACCAGCGCCAGCGTTTCTTGCGAGCCTGGTACTGGCTTGCTGTGGACACGACTCGCAACCCAGCCGAGGCGCAGAAGATTCTCACCACACTCTCGACTGAAGTCGACATGGTGCAGGCCGCACTCGACAAGGGCCAGGATCCGTCGACTGTCTACCCAAAGATTCCGGACGTCAACGTTCAGCTACAGCTCTACACCATCGCTCGTCCTGACGAATGCCCCAGCTATCTTGGCCTGGCCAAGATCAACTGGGACCACTTCGGCGCCGACGCCCGCACTGCTTACAACGCCTGTCACTCCGTCGCCCTGCAAGTCGCCGCCAGTGGGAACCTCGAGCTGGCCTACGCCATGAACGCCTTCGGCGACCACTTCCTCCAGGACTCCTTCGCCGCCGGCCACATGCGCACCCCGAGACGCAAGCTCCACGACAGTGTTGGCGCTGCTGATCTATGCGCCAAGTACATGCACGATGAAGACAACGCGATCGGTCTCTCTGTTAAGAGCCCCATTGGCAGGGCCTGGCACACCTTTGGTGACAAGAAGCTGCTTGACAAGGAAGATATTGCCAACAAAAATGAGGCCTGGAACGCGGTGCGCACATCCGCTGATGAGATTTACACTGCTTGGAAGACAAAGACCGTGCCCGAATATCCGAAGTATGCTGCCTGGAACTATGCCCCGATTCTGAGCGAGGTTTCCAGCATTGTTGCGCCTCTCTTCACGCCGGATGGTCAGCGACGGGTCGATATAAGGAAGCGATGTCAGGCCAAGTATACCTACAAGTACTGGTATTGGTCGACTGCGGCTGATTGCGCGCTGAGCGGGCTGTGGAAGTATCCGATTAAGCCTACGGCGGATTGCGGGATCTGATCATTGTCACGTGCATGTGATGAGAGGCCTGTGGTAGGGTGAGACCACCAGGAAACCTCGTTGTTGAAACGGGTTCTTCCAAAGCAGTCAAGCCCCATATCACCAATTGCACGTGTTGGATGGATCGGGCCACCGTACTGTTCTCGCTTTGGTGCCTGGGTCTTGGGCTTTGAGAGATGGAAGTATGTTCAGAATGCAATTATTTCATATTACAtcttcaacccccttcttcccttcaTGTGCAACGAAGATGAGGCTTTTCTGGATGTGCTGCAATGAGGGCCAGGAGGGGGTCTTCCCATGTGTAATGCAGATCCTAGCCAGGTTGTCATAGCAAGCCAAACAGAGAAATACATGAAAGAGAAGCTGTGTGTATTTGAGTATTCACTTGTTGCTTGAGCAAGAATTCGTTCTCGAGGACATATATgacaacaccctcaccatcgGCATTGTCGACTTTTTGACCTGCCGTGGTCTTGAGGGAAATCGATTGGTAGCCCCACCAATCTTGAAAGGGTTTGGCAGTCGGTTTGACGGCCAAGATGGTTGTCATCTTGCGATCCATTGTGCGATGAATAGATAATGACAGTGCAAATGATGGTTGATGGAAACTGCAAGAAAACTGCCGTGCACACAAGGCATTGAACGAAAGAGAGTCGAATGATCCTTATAGGCATCAAAGCATCGAGATGAGATAACCCATGCTCAAAAGGCTAGAACTAGAGAGTCCCTGATCAATGAACCCCTCGTCACATACCGGTGTCTTCCAGCACAGCTGAAGTTGCAAAAGCGGGCATTCAGCTGACCACTAGCAATCTGCAGCGCGGAGAAACACCCAAAACAGAGGGCACAACAAATGTTCGCTTAACCATACCGGGAGTATTTTGTGTGATTGCGGAAAATCGATCATTAGCGCCAGCGCGTAGAGGAAAATATTGGCCGATTGACCAAAAATGGTACACCACACAAAAAGCATCAAAAAATGTTTTGCTTGCGTTCAGGGGTTTGAATTCGCAATTGGGAACAGCATTGAAATGTTCCAGATAATCCAACGAGTACATTGAACCTCTTTGGTGCCGCCTCTTGCTTAGGTAGTGTAGACTGAAAGGCTCTAATGAGCCACACCTTTGAACCCTGCCCACTCCCATGAAGACTCATTCTTCATCAGCTGGCACCATTACCAAAAGATCAACAGCGAAGTCATATTCGACGAGCTTGGTGGTATGAACCGGCTCGACGCTCTCTTCTTTTCAGAGTAGCGCAATGCCACCGCGGAGCGCATGATCGAGGTGGCTGGACACCAGCAGTCGACCCTCGACAAGGATGGCAACTCGTCTGAAGGCCCTGCTAGACTCCCCAAGGAGCGTGCCACCTTGGAAAAGGAGATTGGCGATGGTGTGGCTACCTCGGAGCAGTTTATCCAATGTCGGTCGGTTGCCGGACCCACATTCCGGGGTTGTGGGGCCGGGATTGGACGACATCCGGAAATAGGGGGCCGCAGGAATAAGATCGGTGCATCAAGTCAAATCAAGTGAAGTGTTACGACGCGTGCCATGGCCTGAAGATCAAATGTTACGAATCAGCATCACTTCCATGCTTAGGCCTTTGCTTTGCGTGCCTCGCTGCTCTCACATGAAGTAAGCCTTCCAAAAGCCGATATGAACACCTCTGAGGCTAATTTGCCctgccttggccttttctTTGACTTTGGTTGTGTTTTGAGCATGGCGGAAACACTGTAGAttgtttgatgactgaaaCAGGCCGTATGCCAGGTATCAAATGACCCTGAGCAACTTCATTCAATTGCATGACTCTATGGTTGCAGGTATGTACATGCGATTGATTTGTTGACATGTTCTTCCAAAGTCCCTCACTATATGTAAACACATGACACAAGATGTGCGGAGCTGTGGCTGACATGATTTCCGCTACCTTCCACACGTATATGCTGTGACGCAGATCCCAAGAAAGCTATTCCCTTTGAGAATGAAAAGGGATTCCACGACCCACATTGAACGGAAGAACAGAGCAAGCTGTTACGTTGATAAGTTGTCTCCCAGGACCCGTAGAGCGGAAGATGGGCCGATTGTTCCAGAATG from Podospora pseudoanserina strain CBS 124.78 chromosome 6, whole genome shotgun sequence carries:
- a CDS encoding hypothetical protein (COG:E; MEROPS:MER0003153; EggNog:ENOG503P24X), coding for MATLTSEPSTKEIIIGQVIDALGEHALDTVSPSDKVPSLPRDDSSPDDDFFPHCITQQPIPRPFRGPGAPHNIMVGLEKECPRWAPGSVIRWVALTSGFKTPSDASYAATHLNLACQKWNDLSIGVTFEWVTDPKDATFALCHGGDSGGTLASAFFPNANDLNMMLVYNPVFSMPRWKANLWKVFTHELGHVLGLRHEFAVDVNPETGTVFEAAASVQLGPRNEKSVMNYSRAPPEIQVSDVESTKAFYALREGEGGVPAMVGLTEVVDYVPM
- a CDS encoding hypothetical protein (EggNog:ENOG503P1EI; COG:S) produces the protein MTTEFQELTVETLGHEPIGWDYDHENDPNAPPDIEAALEKLQPDHGHNDYSQLVAIPVSEEEIEAASKIDYVKWKQERATKPHKGECYGGFEYAEHSYLGDSLTLAWNDGQSYVAKNKPFTLPNGLEVTYGQINGLAGDFYGTVNPISDGRDLQDQRQRFLRAWYWLAVDTTRNPAEAQKILTTLSTEVDMVQAALDKGQDPSTVYPKIPDVNVQLQLYTIARPDECPSYLGLAKINWDHFGADARTAYNACHSVALQVAASGNLELAYAMNAFGDHFLQDSFAAGHMRTPRRKLHDSVGAADLCAKYMHDEDNAIGLSVKSPIGRAWHTFGDKKLLDKEDIANKNEAWNAVRTSADEIYTAWKTKTVPEYPKYAAWNYAPILSEVSSIVAPLFTPDGQRRVDIRKRCQAKYTYKYWYWSTAADCALSGLWKYPIKPTADCGI